One Planctomycetaceae bacterium genomic region harbors:
- a CDS encoding flagellar biosynthesis anti-sigma factor FlgM: MKQFKTQLHNTMASNRRLNLNECEELNPTDDIRTEEMLQSAAKKPLSQLLDKIAQLPEVRYEKITTVRRQISMGEYQIDEKLDATIDRLLEELIVEQ, from the coding sequence ATGAAACAATTTAAAACACAATTACATAACACCATGGCTTCTAATCGCAGGCTCAATTTGAATGAGTGCGAAGAGTTAAATCCCACAGATGATATAAGAACAGAAGAAATGCTGCAGTCGGCGGCCAAAAAACCGCTTTCGCAGCTTTTGGATAAAATCGCCCAACTGCCGGAAGTAAGATACGAGAAAATAACGACCGTCCGCAGACAAATCAGTATGGGTGAATATCAAATCGATGAAAAACTCGATGCTACTATCGACAGACTGCTCGAAGAACTTATCGTAGAGCAATAA
- a CDS encoding NAD(P)H-dependent oxidoreductase subunit E codes for MSKVKNTEIPKFKKVCEILARYNNDSSKLIPILQAVQDEYRYLPEEIMTFIATSVKIPPASVYGVATFYAHFSLEPKGKYIVKLCDGTACHVKNSIPILEAIRENLNLNEKTKTTPDMLFTVETVSCLGACGLAPVVVINDDVHGQMTPEKALALLEDIKRKESVQ; via the coding sequence ATGTCAAAGGTTAAGAACACTGAAATACCAAAATTCAAAAAGGTCTGCGAGATACTCGCACGCTACAACAATGATTCGTCTAAGCTGATTCCGATTTTACAGGCTGTGCAGGATGAGTACAGGTATCTTCCGGAAGAGATTATGACTTTTATCGCGACGTCCGTGAAAATTCCGCCTGCTTCAGTTTACGGCGTGGCGACTTTTTACGCACACTTTTCACTTGAGCCGAAAGGCAAATACATTGTGAAGCTTTGCGATGGAACGGCCTGTCATGTGAAAAATTCGATTCCGATTCTTGAAGCGATAAGGGAAAATCTCAATCTAAACGAGAAAACGAAAACTACGCCGGATATGCTCTTTACGGTTGAAACAGTTTCGTGTCTCGGCGCCTGCGGACTTGCGCCGGTGGTTGTAATAAACGACGATGTGCATGGACAAATGACTCCTGAAAAAGCATTAGCGCTTTTGGAAGATATTAAGCGAAAAGAGAGTGTACAATGA
- a CDS encoding serine/threonine-protein phosphatase: protein MSNLYIDIKLVQSSKLPQGPCGDLVVSDRNSTSTTIICCDGIGSGIKANIAANLCASRLSELLKSGFTLREAFNAAVKTMNQWRSPEKPFTAFCICRILNDGTATILAYEFPPAILLASGCATVIPQQIHSQDICISTESTCILEPGDAILLTSDGITQAGMGGTLVNGWETEGVQKFANAEIRKGTSPDDIAVMVHNQARNLWAKSKGDDCTVLAAKCRQGNFVNLMTGPPSHQVNDAKIVQEFVNSLGTHIVCGATTASITAKYLGKKVSVSQDASLIAPPKYSIDGIDLVTEGAVTLNQVYNIWDEEADSFEEESGVTELWHHLKKADCIRIFMGCAFNNASDNIAFKQTGILTRAKIIPLLANKLRSEGKLVLVRYV from the coding sequence ATGTCAAATTTGTACATTGACATAAAATTAGTTCAAAGCTCTAAACTGCCACAGGGGCCTTGCGGCGATTTGGTTGTTTCCGACCGGAATTCTACTTCAACGACAATTATCTGCTGCGATGGAATTGGCTCTGGTATCAAGGCGAATATAGCCGCCAATCTTTGCGCGAGCAGATTGAGTGAGCTTCTCAAAAGTGGATTCACTTTGCGCGAGGCTTTCAATGCCGCGGTTAAAACAATGAATCAGTGGCGGAGTCCTGAAAAACCATTCACGGCATTTTGTATTTGCAGAATTTTAAACGATGGCACAGCGACGATTCTTGCTTATGAATTTCCGCCGGCGATATTGCTTGCATCTGGTTGCGCGACAGTTATCCCGCAGCAAATTCATTCGCAGGATATTTGCATCAGTACCGAATCGACGTGCATACTCGAGCCGGGTGATGCGATACTTTTGACCAGTGATGGCATTACGCAGGCCGGGATGGGTGGAACACTTGTAAATGGTTGGGAAACCGAAGGCGTGCAGAAGTTTGCGAATGCGGAAATACGCAAGGGCACTTCGCCAGACGATATTGCTGTGATGGTTCACAATCAGGCTCGCAATTTGTGGGCAAAATCTAAAGGCGACGATTGCACGGTGTTGGCTGCAAAATGTCGGCAGGGAAATTTTGTAAATTTAATGACCGGGCCGCCGAGTCATCAAGTCAATGACGCGAAAATTGTTCAGGAATTTGTAAATTCGCTTGGAACGCATATCGTTTGCGGCGCGACGACAGCTTCCATCACGGCTAAATATCTTGGTAAAAAGGTTTCCGTCTCGCAGGACGCGAGCTTAATCGCTCCGCCGAAATATTCGATTGACGGAATCGACCTTGTAACTGAAGGCGCGGTGACGCTCAATCAGGTTTATAATATCTGGGATGAAGAGGCTGACAGCTTCGAAGAGGAAAGTGGCGTTACTGAATTATGGCATCATCTTAAAAAAGCTGACTGTATTCGCATATTTATGGGGTGTGCTTTTAACAATGCCAGCGATAATATCGCTTTCAAACAGACCGGCATTTTAACAAGAGCTAAAATCATTCCCTTGCTGGCAAACAAATTACGAAGCGAAGGAAAACTGGTGCTTGTCAGGTATGTTTAG
- a CDS encoding 4Fe-4S binding protein, translating into MNNAERRIIICAGTGCVANGSLKVYEEFKRILGEKNIPVTLEFKKEEHNHDGIRISKSGCQGFCQMGPLVTIMPQEILYTKVKPEDVNEIIDTTIIGAGIVDRLLYVEPATKKHCTGPNDIPFYQRQSRTVLKECGFIDPESIDEYMSHGGYEQANRAFTKLSAKDICDEISFSGLRGRGGGGFPTGKKWELTRVQPGPKKYVICNGDEGDPGAFMDRSVMEGNPHSVIEGVIIACKAIGADQSYIYVRAEYPLAVQRMRKAVQDAYERGILGKGVFGTVNKIDCEVMEGAGAFVCGEETALIASITGKRGMPSPKPPFPAQKGLWDKPTVINNVETLATVPLIMKNGAAAFKKIGTEKSPGTKTFALTGHVSNTGLIEVPFGATLREVVHNIGGGVTDDKGNITPEGFKAVQIGGPSGGCLTKEHLDLSLDFDSLRSVGAMVGSGGLVVMNHQTCMVQIARFFMQFTQNESCGKCVLCREGTQQMLALLDDIIEGRATGETLKLLETLAWAVQKGSLCGLGKTAPNPILSTMKNFRAEYEAHVFQKRCPTRRCKALCLPVIDAAKCKGCTACVKQCPVGAITGERKMPHVIDASKCIKCGACIKVCKFNAIGI; encoded by the coding sequence ATGAATAACGCAGAAAGAAGAATAATAATTTGTGCCGGCACGGGATGCGTCGCCAACGGTTCTTTGAAAGTTTATGAAGAATTCAAAAGAATACTGGGCGAAAAAAATATTCCTGTAACGCTGGAGTTCAAAAAAGAAGAACATAATCACGACGGCATTCGCATTTCCAAAAGCGGCTGTCAGGGTTTCTGTCAGATGGGGCCGTTAGTTACGATTATGCCGCAGGAAATTCTTTATACAAAAGTAAAACCTGAAGATGTAAACGAAATTATCGATACAACAATTATCGGTGCGGGCATTGTGGATAGATTGCTGTACGTCGAGCCGGCAACGAAAAAGCACTGCACCGGGCCGAACGATATACCATTCTATCAGAGGCAGAGCAGAACCGTATTGAAAGAATGCGGATTTATCGACCCTGAAAGCATCGACGAATATATGAGTCACGGCGGATACGAACAGGCCAACCGTGCGTTCACGAAACTTTCCGCAAAAGATATCTGCGATGAAATTTCATTCTCCGGTCTTAGGGGCAGAGGCGGCGGCGGTTTTCCGACAGGTAAAAAATGGGAGCTGACGCGAGTTCAGCCGGGGCCGAAAAAATATGTTATATGCAACGGCGATGAAGGCGACCCAGGCGCGTTTATGGACCGCAGCGTTATGGAAGGAAATCCGCACAGCGTTATCGAAGGTGTTATCATCGCGTGCAAGGCAATCGGCGCAGACCAGTCGTATATTTATGTACGTGCTGAATATCCTCTTGCTGTACAGCGTATGCGAAAGGCAGTTCAGGACGCTTACGAACGCGGCATTTTGGGCAAAGGTGTTTTCGGCACAGTAAATAAAATTGACTGCGAAGTGATGGAAGGCGCGGGCGCATTCGTATGCGGCGAAGAAACGGCATTAATCGCATCGATAACAGGCAAACGCGGAATGCCATCGCCGAAGCCGCCATTTCCGGCACAAAAAGGACTTTGGGATAAACCCACAGTTATAAATAACGTTGAGACACTGGCGACTGTTCCGCTGATTATGAAAAACGGAGCGGCAGCGTTCAAAAAAATCGGCACAGAAAAATCGCCTGGCACGAAAACTTTTGCTCTCACCGGACACGTATCGAATACCGGTTTAATCGAAGTACCATTCGGCGCGACGCTGCGTGAAGTTGTTCACAATATCGGCGGCGGCGTAACCGATGACAAAGGAAATATCACTCCGGAAGGTTTTAAGGCTGTTCAGATTGGGGGGCCTTCCGGAGGCTGTTTAACGAAAGAGCATTTGGATTTGTCGCTCGATTTCGATTCGCTTCGAAGCGTCGGCGCGATGGTCGGTTCCGGCGGTCTTGTCGTGATGAATCATCAGACCTGTATGGTGCAAATCGCAAGGTTCTTTATGCAGTTTACGCAAAACGAATCGTGCGGCAAATGCGTTCTTTGTCGTGAAGGTACGCAGCAGATGCTCGCGTTGCTTGACGATATTATCGAAGGCAGAGCAACTGGCGAAACGCTGAAACTTCTTGAGACGCTTGCATGGGCAGTGCAAAAAGGTTCACTTTGCGGACTGGGCAAAACGGCGCCGAATCCGATTTTGTCAACGATGAAAAATTTCAGGGCGGAATACGAAGCGCACGTTTTTCAGAAACGCTGTCCGACACGCAGATGCAAAGCATTGTGTCTGCCGGTGATTGACGCGGCAAAGTGCAAAGGCTGTACGGCCTGCGTGAAGCAGTGTCCGGTCGGCGCGATTACAGGTGAAAGAAAAATGCCGCACGTAATCGATGCTTCAAAGTGCATCAAATGCGGCGCGTGCATAAAAGTATGTAAATTCAATGCGATTGGGATTTAA
- a CDS encoding [FeFe] hydrogenase, group A: MENKTLFIDGREVTFDNERNLLEVIRKANIELPTFCYHSELSVYGACRLCMVDIEGRGLVASCSTPPEAGLKVKTSSQELRELRRISIELLLASHDYSCPTCQKNTNCKLQDLARKLGVTKVRFKPVKKSLPLDDSSPSLVRDPNKCILCGDCVRMCAEVQGIGAIDFAHRGHNVCVLPAFGKDLNSVECVYCGQCANVCPTGAITPKYEIDDVWKAIENPAKKVVVQIAPAVRVALGEAFNLPAGTISIGQIVSALRIMGFHKVYDTSFAADLTVIEEATEFLKRKQTGEKLPQFTSCCPGWVKFAEQYYPELLPNLSSCRSPQQMFGSLAKSMLPGILGVDVKDLVVVSIMPCTAKKFEAKRSEFAVGDIRDVDYVLTTQELARMIEERGLEFNKLSPDSLDMPLGFKTGAGVIFGSSGGVSEAVLRYAYEKISGKKLDSCDFVETRGKEGIREIGVNIDGTHLKIAIVHSLGNARKVADEVKAGKCDYDFIEVMACPGGCIAGAGQPVSLDRNVVAHRSKGLYEADKMLQLHKSQDNPYIADVYKNVLKSPNSEKAHKLLHTSYYNRRRIESDTLDLGSNQGEKLAVNVCVGTSCYIRGSQKLLSQLINHLQSSNIADKVDIKATFCFENCSKGPTIKVGDKVIHKCTFEKARELIEEKITQIQTG, from the coding sequence ATGGAAAATAAAACATTATTTATAGATGGTCGTGAAGTAACTTTTGACAACGAACGCAATCTGCTCGAGGTAATCCGAAAGGCGAATATCGAGCTGCCGACATTCTGTTATCATTCAGAATTGAGCGTGTACGGCGCGTGCCGTCTTTGTATGGTTGATATCGAAGGGCGAGGTCTTGTCGCGTCCTGCTCTACTCCTCCGGAAGCGGGACTCAAAGTCAAGACCAGCAGTCAGGAACTGCGGGAATTGAGACGTATTTCAATTGAACTGCTTTTGGCAAGTCATGATTATTCCTGTCCCACCTGCCAAAAAAATACGAATTGCAAATTGCAGGACCTCGCCCGTAAATTAGGCGTCACGAAAGTAAGATTCAAACCTGTGAAGAAATCGCTGCCGCTGGACGATTCTTCGCCATCGCTTGTTCGCGACCCGAACAAGTGCATTCTCTGCGGCGACTGTGTGAGAATGTGCGCCGAAGTGCAGGGCATAGGCGCTATCGATTTTGCTCATCGCGGTCATAATGTTTGTGTTTTGCCGGCGTTCGGGAAAGACCTGAATTCTGTTGAGTGCGTTTACTGCGGCCAATGTGCAAATGTATGTCCGACCGGCGCTATTACACCAAAATATGAAATTGACGATGTTTGGAAGGCGATTGAAAATCCTGCGAAAAAAGTTGTCGTTCAAATCGCACCGGCCGTAAGAGTCGCGCTCGGTGAAGCGTTTAATCTGCCCGCGGGCACTATTTCCATAGGTCAGATTGTTTCAGCGCTTCGGATTATGGGATTCCATAAAGTTTATGATACTTCTTTCGCGGCTGATTTGACGGTTATCGAAGAAGCGACAGAATTTCTTAAAAGAAAACAAACCGGCGAAAAACTTCCGCAGTTTACGTCCTGCTGTCCGGGCTGGGTAAAGTTCGCTGAACAATATTATCCGGAACTTCTGCCGAACCTGTCTTCGTGCAGGTCTCCGCAGCAAATGTTCGGTTCGCTCGCAAAGAGTATGCTGCCAGGCATTTTGGGAGTTGATGTAAAAGATTTGGTTGTAGTTTCGATTATGCCTTGTACCGCGAAAAAGTTTGAAGCCAAACGCAGTGAGTTTGCGGTCGGTGATATACGCGATGTCGATTATGTATTGACAACGCAAGAGTTGGCCAGAATGATTGAGGAACGCGGACTTGAGTTCAATAAGTTGAGTCCAGATTCGCTCGATATGCCGCTTGGATTCAAAACCGGCGCGGGCGTAATATTCGGCAGCTCCGGCGGTGTAAGCGAAGCGGTATTGAGATACGCTTATGAAAAAATCAGCGGCAAGAAACTGGATTCTTGTGATTTTGTAGAAACTCGCGGCAAAGAAGGTATCAGGGAAATCGGCGTAAATATTGACGGAACGCATTTAAAAATCGCGATTGTGCACAGTCTTGGCAACGCACGCAAAGTAGCGGATGAAGTAAAGGCCGGCAAATGCGATTATGATTTCATTGAAGTGATGGCTTGTCCGGGCGGATGTATCGCCGGTGCCGGTCAGCCTGTTTCGCTCGACCGGAACGTGGTCGCGCATCGAAGCAAAGGATTGTATGAAGCCGACAAGATGCTCCAGCTTCATAAATCACAGGACAACCCATATATCGCAGATGTTTACAAAAATGTACTTAAATCGCCGAATTCTGAAAAGGCGCACAAACTGCTGCATACGAGCTATTACAACCGCAGAAGAATTGAAAGCGATACGCTTGATTTGGGCAGCAATCAGGGCGAAAAACTGGCGGTCAACGTTTGCGTCGGAACAAGCTGCTATATCCGCGGCTCACAAAAATTGTTAAGTCAGTTGATAAATCATCTGCAAAGCTCTAATATAGCGGACAAGGTCGATATTAAGGCGACATTCTGCTTTGAGAATTGCAGTAAAGGCCCGACAATAAAAGTCGGCGATAAGGTAATTCATAAATGCACATTTGAAAAGGCTCGTGAACTGATTGAAGAAAAGATAACGCAAATTCAAACAGGCTAA
- a CDS encoding RNA-binding protein has protein sequence MNIYVGNLSNDLTEDQLKQAFEAYGEVKSAAIIKDKITGEPRGFGFVEMPSKEQAAAAMQELDGKDLGGRMLKVNEAKERTTGGRGGFGGPRRGGFGGGGGRDSRGGGFRGNRDSGGSGGGYRSR, from the coding sequence ATGAACATTTATGTAGGAAATTTGTCGAACGATTTAACAGAAGACCAGTTGAAACAAGCCTTTGAGGCTTACGGCGAGGTTAAGTCGGCAGCTATTATTAAGGATAAAATCACCGGCGAGCCCAGAGGCTTTGGCTTTGTTGAGATGCCGTCTAAAGAACAGGCAGCAGCAGCTATGCAGGAACTTGACGGTAAAGACCTTGGCGGCAGAATGTTAAAGGTGAACGAAGCAAAAGAGAGAACAACTGGCGGCAGAGGTGGTTTCGGTGGCCCACGCAGAGGCGGTTTCGGCGGCGGTGGCGGCAGAGACAGCAGAGGCGGCGGCTTTAGAGGCAATAGAGACAGCGGTGGTAGCGGCGGCGGATATCGCTCACGCTAA
- a CDS encoding PTS sugar transporter subunit IIA, translating into MILTQILEPTCVKVPLEGTDKESVIKELVDLLGAANLLNDKQQVFQSVITRESTKSTGIGFGIAIPHGKCNGVKELVMAIGISHKGLDFQSIDNKPVYIIVLLASPVDRTGPHIQALARISRLMLDEEFKTTLQNSQSAEQLYKLISEKEAE; encoded by the coding sequence ATGATTTTGACACAAATTCTTGAACCGACTTGTGTAAAGGTTCCGCTTGAAGGCACAGATAAAGAATCTGTAATAAAGGAACTCGTTGACCTTCTTGGCGCAGCAAATTTATTAAATGACAAACAGCAGGTTTTCCAGTCTGTTATCACACGCGAAAGCACAAAGAGTACCGGCATTGGTTTCGGTATAGCTATTCCGCACGGCAAATGCAATGGCGTAAAAGAGCTTGTAATGGCGATAGGCATTTCACACAAAGGCCTTGATTTTCAGAGCATTGACAACAAACCTGTTTACATTATTGTTTTGCTGGCTTCACCGGTTGACAGAACTGGCCCGCACATCCAGGCATTGGCCAGAATCAGCAGATTAATGCTTGATGAGGAATTTAAAACAACGCTTCAAAACTCACAATCCGCCGAACAGTTGTATAAATTGATCAGCGAAAAAGAAGCTGAATAA
- a CDS encoding 4Fe-4S binding protein has protein sequence MKNTQVVFTNKARCRDCYRCVRVCPVKAIQMRDNQAFVVEEKCIMCGTCVRQCPQQAKVFRNDLEEAKIIVKENPVVAASIAPSFAAVFSNWQVNSFASALRKLGFSYVAETAVGAYYISQKSGEIVEANPDKNHFSTACPVFVKYVEIYQPQAIENLVPVVSPMIAHSKIIKEKLGGKAKVIFIGPCIAKKGEIQRPEYKGIVDCALTFAELKQWFEQEKIDLNNCEQSSFDDVVPGKARYFPLAGGEIKTREKSSDMLEPKIVSISGFDDINEALKNWTSDGQGIFIEPLFCSNGCINGPATDCAENLFERRKRIISYAVNKNEKADSSVTLELSAGFNPQIIKEIEVTEEQIRAQLEKTGKLNPQDQLNCGACGYPSCREKAIAVIRGMAEEQMCIPYMRRLAEQRTDRIIETSPNGIVILDDKLNVMSMNPAFKKFFFCTDAQYGKRISSLMDPEPFEILLNSDMKFNEQTVTHEKYNIICHQIMYCLREENQVVGIFVNITNSQLTKEKLDQLRVQTISQARELYDNQLEMAQKIAQFLGESTAKGERLVANLMQLAEDESQRKQKRRE, from the coding sequence ATGAAAAATACGCAGGTCGTTTTTACCAACAAAGCGCGTTGCAGAGATTGTTACAGGTGTGTTCGAGTATGTCCTGTAAAGGCAATCCAGATGCGCGATAACCAGGCGTTTGTTGTTGAAGAAAAGTGCATTATGTGTGGAACCTGCGTTCGGCAGTGTCCGCAGCAGGCAAAAGTTTTCAGGAACGACCTCGAAGAAGCGAAAATCATTGTAAAAGAAAATCCTGTTGTCGCCGCGAGTATCGCGCCATCTTTTGCGGCAGTTTTCAGCAATTGGCAGGTAAATTCATTTGCCTCCGCTTTGCGCAAACTCGGTTTCAGCTATGTTGCCGAGACAGCGGTCGGCGCTTATTATATTTCCCAAAAATCCGGCGAAATCGTCGAAGCCAATCCGGATAAGAATCATTTTTCGACCGCTTGTCCTGTTTTTGTCAAATATGTTGAAATTTATCAGCCGCAGGCGATTGAAAATCTTGTGCCGGTGGTTTCGCCAATGATTGCGCACTCTAAAATCATAAAAGAAAAACTCGGTGGCAAGGCGAAAGTTATTTTCATTGGCCCTTGCATTGCCAAAAAAGGCGAAATTCAACGGCCGGAGTATAAGGGTATTGTTGATTGCGCTTTGACGTTCGCGGAATTGAAGCAATGGTTCGAGCAGGAAAAAATCGACCTGAATAATTGTGAGCAGAGCAGTTTTGATGATGTTGTGCCGGGCAAGGCGAGATATTTTCCTCTGGCCGGCGGTGAAATCAAAACGCGCGAAAAAAGTTCGGATATGCTTGAGCCGAAGATTGTCAGTATCAGCGGTTTTGATGATATTAACGAGGCGCTGAAAAATTGGACGTCCGACGGGCAGGGAATTTTTATTGAGCCTTTGTTTTGTTCAAACGGCTGTATCAACGGGCCGGCGACGGATTGTGCGGAAAATTTGTTCGAGCGAAGGAAGAGAATTATTTCCTACGCGGTGAACAAAAATGAAAAAGCTGATTCGTCTGTCACGCTTGAACTTTCAGCAGGATTTAATCCGCAGATTATCAAAGAAATCGAAGTAACCGAAGAACAAATCCGTGCGCAACTCGAAAAGACCGGCAAATTGAATCCGCAAGACCAGCTCAACTGCGGAGCCTGCGGGTATCCGTCGTGCAGGGAAAAAGCAATCGCGGTTATTCGCGGAATGGCAGAAGAGCAGATGTGCATTCCTTATATGCGGCGGCTGGCCGAGCAGCGAACAGACCGAATTATCGAAACAAGTCCGAACGGGATTGTCATACTCGACGACAAGCTGAATGTTATGAGTATGAACCCGGCGTTCAAGAAATTTTTCTTTTGCACCGATGCGCAGTACGGCAAACGAATTTCTTCACTGATGGATCCCGAACCGTTCGAGATACTGCTCAATTCGGATATGAAATTTAATGAGCAGACCGTTACTCATGAAAAATATAACATAATTTGTCATCAGATTATGTACTGTCTGCGGGAAGAAAATCAGGTTGTCGGTATTTTCGTGAATATCACGAACAGTCAGCTTACTAAAGAAAAACTTGACCAGTTGCGCGTGCAGACGATTTCGCAGGCTCGTGAGCTTTACGATAATCAGCTTGAAATGGCGCAGAAAATCGCGCAGTTCCTCGGCGAAAGCACCGCAAAGGGCGAACGGCTTGTCGCAAATCTGATGCAGCTTGCTGAAGATGAATCGCAGAGAAAACAAAAGAGACGTGAATAA
- the queA gene encoding tRNA preQ1(34) S-adenosylmethionine ribosyltransferase-isomerase QueA, with translation MNTLEFDYYLPQELIAQKPADSRDSSRMLVLNRSTGSIADSGFGDIIRHLQKNDCLVINNTKVIPARFYAQKSTGAAIEGLFLSLEQSFWKAMLKNSSKLKEGQIISLLDREKNNFCPAKLETKLDAGQWLISPQSPLDTDRILETIGFTPLPPYIKRPEPVLQHQEDCRRYQTVYARHNGAIAAPTAGLHFTPEILDKIVDLGVAVAQVTLHVGAGTFLPVKTEILEEHKIHSEEYCIDAPNAAIINNSINSGGRIIAIGTTSVRTLETVAIAAGGRKVIPSKGSTNLFILPGFKFQITDAMVTNFHLPKSTLLALVAAFAGMETTLKAYRHAVEQKYRFYSYGDCMLII, from the coding sequence ATGAATACATTAGAATTTGACTATTATTTGCCGCAGGAGTTAATTGCGCAAAAGCCGGCCGATTCTCGCGATTCAAGCCGAATGCTGGTTTTAAACCGTTCCACAGGCTCTATAGCCGACAGCGGTTTTGGCGATATTATTAGACATTTGCAGAAGAACGATTGCCTTGTCATCAACAATACAAAGGTAATTCCGGCTAGATTCTATGCCCAAAAGAGCACCGGTGCCGCGATTGAAGGCCTGTTTTTGTCTCTTGAACAGAGCTTTTGGAAAGCGATGCTGAAGAACTCCTCAAAGCTGAAAGAAGGTCAAATAATAAGCCTTTTAGACAGAGAAAAAAACAACTTCTGTCCGGCAAAACTTGAGACAAAACTCGACGCCGGCCAATGGCTTATCAGTCCTCAAAGTCCGCTGGATACCGACCGGATTTTGGAGACAATCGGCTTTACTCCCTTGCCTCCGTATATAAAAAGGCCGGAGCCTGTTTTGCAGCATCAGGAGGATTGCCGACGGTACCAGACCGTTTACGCCCGCCACAACGGCGCAATTGCCGCCCCTACTGCGGGCCTGCATTTTACCCCTGAAATACTCGACAAAATCGTCGACCTCGGCGTTGCAGTTGCGCAAGTTACGCTGCACGTTGGCGCAGGAACTTTTCTGCCGGTAAAAACCGAAATACTCGAAGAGCACAAAATCCACAGTGAAGAATACTGCATCGATGCGCCTAACGCGGCCATTATAAACAATTCCATCAATTCAGGCGGTAGAATCATAGCCATCGGCACAACATCCGTCAGAACGCTCGAAACCGTCGCGATTGCGGCGGGGGGCAGGAAGGTCATTCCATCAAAAGGCTCTACGAATCTTTTTATCCTGCCCGGCTTTAAGTTCCAGATTACAGACGCGATGGTTACAAATTTTCACCTGCCGAAATCTACATTATTGGCACTTGTGGCGGCGTTTGCCGGCATGGAAACGACATTAAAGGCGTACAGACACGCTGTGGAGCAAAAATATCGCTTTTATTCTTACGGCGATTGTATGTTGATTATATAG
- a CDS encoding redox-sensing transcriptional repressor Rex: MTENMKVVPVPTLKRLPSYLYLLKNFKRQGRDVISCTHIAAELKFDPTQVRKDLEWTGIIGKPKIGYVTDLLIDAIEEFLGWKNTTDAFLIGAGNLGAAILGYEQFKTHGMNIIAVFDNDPAKIGTVIHGTEVLNIEKLSDLVRRMHIHIGIITVPAAVAQNIADTLIEAGILAIWNFAPVMLKHPDNIIVENVHLSMSLAVLTNGLSRKMKGNTD; encoded by the coding sequence CGGTTCCGACGCTGAAGCGACTGCCTTCTTATCTGTACCTGCTTAAAAATTTTAAAAGGCAGGGCAGGGATGTTATTTCGTGTACGCACATCGCGGCAGAGTTGAAGTTTGACCCTACACAGGTACGCAAGGATTTGGAATGGACTGGCATAATAGGCAAGCCCAAAATCGGTTATGTAACAGATTTGCTGATTGACGCGATTGAAGAATTTCTCGGCTGGAAAAACACAACAGACGCTTTTCTTATCGGGGCTGGAAATCTTGGCGCGGCGATTCTTGGTTATGAGCAATTTAAAACTCATGGCATGAATATCATTGCTGTATTCGATAATGACCCTGCGAAAATAGGCACTGTCATTCACGGCACAGAAGTACTGAACATTGAAAAACTTTCCGACCTTGTTCGGCGAATGCACATTCACATCGGCATAATTACAGTTCCGGCTGCCGTGGCGCAGAACATCGCGGATACTTTAATCGAGGCAGGCATTTTGGCGATTTGGAATTTCGCTCCTGTTATGCTCAAGCATCCCGACAACATCATCGTCGAGAATGTTCATCTTTCAATGAGTCTGGCTGTATTGACAAACGGCCTTAGCAGAAAAATGAAAGGAAATACGGATTAA